One Drosophila subobscura isolate 14011-0131.10 chromosome U, UCBerk_Dsub_1.0, whole genome shotgun sequence DNA window includes the following coding sequences:
- the LOC117902192 gene encoding probable phosphorylase b kinase regulatory subunit beta isoform X1, with amino-acid sequence MRNVPKSLGLSVTTPGGSLGAPDSGISTSGRHNSLEDINLDQFLKTSNYEDTVKQLDIYYGIVKRQLLRYQSPITGLFPVMSTDQVVGSVRDSVYCAAAVWSLYQAYRRIDDDRGKSYELGQSTVKCMRGILECWVKQASRVELFKQRQSNTHALHSKFQLHTGEKIYPDEFYNHLQIDCVSLYLLFLVQMITSGLQIIYTHDEVAFVQNLVYYVERAYRTPDFGMWERGSKYNNGTPEIHASSIGMAKSALEAINGCNLFGEKGASWSVVYVDIDAHNRNRSIFETMLPRESSSKGVDASLLLTLSFPAFASHEDRLVEQTKLNVVNRLRSKMGFKRFTRDGFLSKNEDKTRRYYHSGELKEFEGLECEWPLFFIAMIIDGVFKNNNEQIEEFQNDLRRCLRTDANGDPVVTMYYAPDGDGSYMRAPSQSLFLWGQSFFIIAQLLTAGLLHINELDPIRRYLPSYNRPRRAGRYSAFQGKAIDDKHKRPRIPLILDDKKGTATDLVVQIVLIAESMRLQAMMATYGIQTQTPHEVEPVQIWSSTELIKVYQHLGVNNKVGLSGRPSRPVGSLGTSKVYRICGMTVLCYPLIFEVSDFYLYRDMALLIDDIKTELQFVGKYWRLSGRPTVCLLIREEHMRDPQFKEMLDLLAMLKKGYCDGMKVRIGRLQNLISSSCIEHLDFMNQSDLTDNENAFSQINHEYIGYQSLTDVPKALTYVEEKISVAHFDSKPTPDIIHALRNTDSIYCLCQLWGILLNREGPNFEVNGLNVSTALTQLYHRAGSLRYWRAVRYCSSLLHHIVDSISPFITTVLVNGKELTVGIIGQKETVFDKPMTPAEIQNVMYTSVQPYDVIQAVLQQEVVLYCGRLIATNPPMFRGILKIRIGWVLEAMRIYLQISGQQSIDVDNLSPFQVRILLQKVLTVSEWAVEEKLTTLQRRQLEGCLCRVPKHFYNKIWEILQRTPQGILTQGHHLPATPTLTNMSRGELTFNLLVEETLICIDRPERRQITVELLCIVATILNRNPELHFKQALDLDGIVAEAFAMYCKDNNIHHPQPQPQQAKHEDLVTFYSLPYSETTGYLARAAVNKVLQGGIFSTNDEDVQIDGDRLHDDNCKVS; translated from the exons ATGCGGAATGTGCCGAAATC ACTCGGTCTCTCCGTCACAACTCCAGGCGGCAGCTTGGGAGCTCCGGACAGTGGCATATCTACAAGTGGACGCCACAACAGTTTGGAGGATATAAATCTGGATCAGTTTCTAAAGACATCCAACTACGAGGACACTGTAAAGCAGCTGGACATTTACTATGGCATCG TAAAGCGGCAGTTATTGCGCTATCAGAGCCCCATCACTGGCCTGTTCCCGGTGATGAGCACCGATCAGGTGGTGGGCTCGGTGCGCGACAGTGTCTACTGCGCCGCCGCCGTGTGGAGTTTGTACCAGGCCTACAGACGCATCGACGATGACCGCGGCAAGTCCTACGAGCTGGGCCAGAGCACTGTCAAGTGCATGCGCGGCATATTGGAATGCTGGGTGAAGCAGGCCTCGCGGGTGGAGCTCTTCAAGCAGCGCCAGTCCAACACACATGCCCTACACAGCAAGTTCCAGCTGCATACAGGGGAGAAGATCTACCCGGATGAGTTTTATAACCATCTGCAAATCGATTGC GTGTCTCTCTATTTATTGTTCCTAGTCCAGATGATAACCTCTGGCCTGCAGATCATCTACACCCACGACGAGGTGGCGTTTGTCCAGAATTTGGTTTACTATGTGGAGCGTGCCTATCGCACGCCAGACTTTGGCATGTGGGAGCGAGGCTCCAAGTACAACAATGGCACGCCCGAGATCCATGCCTCATCCATTGGCATGGCCAAGTCCGCCTTGGAGGCCATCAATGGATGCAACTTGTTCGGCGAGAAGGGAGCATCGTGGAGCGTGGTGTATGTAGATATCGATGCTCACAATCGCAACCGCAGTATTTTCGAGACCATGCTGCCCCGTGAGTCCAGCTCAAAG GGCGTGGATGCCTCGCTGCTTCTGACCCTCTCCTTCCCAGCCTTTGCCTCACACGAAGATCGGCTGGTGGAACAGACTAAACTGAATGTGGTCAATCGGCTACGGAGCAAAATGGGCTTTAAACGCTTCACCCGCGACGGATTCCTCAGCAAGAACGAGGACAAAACGCGTCGCTACTATCACTCCGGGGAGCTAAAAGAGTTTGAGGGCCTTGAATGCGAGTGGCCGCTCTTCTTCATAGCCATGATCATCGATGGAGTgttcaaaaacaacaacgaacagATCGAAGAGTTCCAAAATGATCTGCGCCGCTGCCTGCGCACTGATGCCAACGGAGATCCCGTGGTGACCATGTACTACGCACCCGATGGGGACGGCTCCTACATGCGTGCCCCCTCGCAGTCGCTGTTCCTTTGGGGCCAGTCCTTCTTCATCATTGCGCAGCTGCTCACCGCTGGCCTTCTGCACATCAATGAACTGGATCCCATTCGTCGCTACTTGCCCAGCTATAATCGTCCCAGGCGAGCGGGTCGATATTCAGCCTTTCAG GGCAAAGCAATCGATGATAAACACAAA AGACCACGCATTCCTCTTATACTGGATGACAAGAAG GGCACTGCCACTGATCTAGTGGTGCAGATTGTCCTGATTGCAGAATCCATGCGGCTGCAGGCCATGATGGCCACCTACGGAATTCAAACACAGACGCCACACGAA gTGGAACCTGTGCAGATTTGGAGCTCTACGGAGCTCATCAAAGTGTATCAGCATCTGGGTGTCAACAACAAAGTTGGCTTGTCGGGACGCCCCTCACGGCCCGTGGGCTCTCTTGGCACGAGCAAAGTGTATCGCATCTGCGGCATGACAGTGCTCTGCTACCCCTTGATCTTTGAGGTCTCCGACTTCTATCTGTACCGGGATATGGCGTTACTTATCGACGACATCAAGACGGAGCTGCAGTTCGTGGGCAAGTACTGGCGGCTGTCGGGCAGGCCCACCGTGTGTCTGCTGATACGCGAGGAGCACATGCGCGATCCACAGTTCAAGGAGATGCTCGACCTGCTGGCCATGCTCAAGAAAGGCTACTGCGATGGCATGAAAGTACGCATTGGGCGACTTCAGAACCTGATCAGCAGCTCATGCATTGAGCATCTGGACTTTATGAACCAGAGCGATCTGACGGACAACGAGAACGCTTTCTCCCAGATAAACCACGAGTACATTGGCTACCAGTCGCTGACGGATGTGCCCAAAGCGTTGACCTATGTGGAGGAAAAGATTTCCGTGGCG CACTTTGACAGCAAGCCCACTCCGGACATCATCCATGCCCTGCGAAACACCGATTCCATTTACTGCCTGTGCCAACTGTGGGGAATTCTGCTCAACCGCGAGGGTCCTAACTTCGAAGTGAATGGTCTAAATGTGAGCACAGCCCTCACCCAACTCTATCATCGCGCTGGTTCACTTCGGTACTGGCGTGCTGTGCGCTACTGCTCCTCCCTGCTCCATCATATTGTGGACTCCATCAGTCCGTTTATCACCACTGTGCTGGTGAATGGCAAGGAACTGACAGTGGGCATCATTGGCCAAAAGGAGACGGTGTTCGACAAGCCCATGACCCCGGCAGAGATTCAGAATGTCATGTACACCAGTGTCCAGCCCTACGATGTCATTCAGGcggtgctgcagcaggaggttGTTCTGTACTGTGGCCGTCTGATAGCCACCAATCCGCCCATGTTCCGTGGCATACTTAAAATCCGCATTGGCTGGGTTCTGGAGGCCATGAGAATCTACTTGCAAATATCCGGACAGCAGAGCATCGACGTGGACAACCTGTCGCCGTTCCAGGTGCGCATCCTTCTGCAGAAAGTACTTACAGTCAGCGAATGGGCTGTGGAAGAAAA ACTTACCACACTACAACGCCGTCAGCTGGAGGGCTGCCTGTGCCGGGTACCCAAACATTTCTATAACAAAATTTGGGAGATTCTTCAGCGCACGCCTCAGGGCATCCTGACGCAGGGCCATCACTTGCCAGCGACGCCCACACTGACCAACATGAGCCGCGGCGAGCTGACCTTCAATTTGCTGGTTGAGGAGACTCTGATTTGCATTGACCGTCCGGAAAGGCGTCAAATAACTGTGGAACTGCTGTGCATCGTGGCAACCATCCTCAATCG caACCCTGAGCTGCACTTCAAGCAAGCACTCGACTTGGATGGCATTGTGGCCGAGGCCTTTGCCATGTACTGCAAGGACAACAACATACATCAtccccagcctcagccacagcaggcCAAGCACGAGGATCTAGTTACGTTCTACTCGCTGCCCTACTCAGAGACTACAGGCTACCTGGCACGTGCTGCTGTCAACAAAGTTCTCCAGGGCGGAATATTCTCTACCAACGATGAAGATGTTCAAATCGATGGCGATCGTCTGCACGACGACAACTGCAAGGTGTCCTAA
- the LOC117902192 gene encoding probable phosphorylase b kinase regulatory subunit beta isoform X2 — MRNVPKSLGLSVTTPGGSLGAPDSGISTSGRHNSLEDINLDQFLKTSNYEDTVKQLDIYYGIVKRQLLRYQSPITGLFPVMSTDQVVGSVRDSVYCAAAVWSLYQAYRRIDDDRGKSYELGQSTVKCMRGILECWVKQASRVELFKQRQSNTHALHSKFQLHTGEKIYPDEFYNHLQIDCVSLYLLFLVQMITSGLQIIYTHDEVAFVQNLVYYVERAYRTPDFGMWERGSKYNNGTPEIHASSIGMAKSALEAINGCNLFGEKGASWSVVYVDIDAHNRNRSIFETMLPRESSSKGVDASLLLTLSFPAFASHEDRLVEQTKLNVVNRLRSKMGFKRFTRDGFLSKNEDKTRRYYHSGELKEFEGLECEWPLFFIAMIIDGVFKNNNEQIEEFQNDLRRCLRTDANGDPVVTMYYAPDGDGSYMRAPSQSLFLWGQSFFIIAQLLTAGLLHINELDPIRRYLPSYNRPRRAGRYSAFQGKAIDDKHKGTATDLVVQIVLIAESMRLQAMMATYGIQTQTPHEVEPVQIWSSTELIKVYQHLGVNNKVGLSGRPSRPVGSLGTSKVYRICGMTVLCYPLIFEVSDFYLYRDMALLIDDIKTELQFVGKYWRLSGRPTVCLLIREEHMRDPQFKEMLDLLAMLKKGYCDGMKVRIGRLQNLISSSCIEHLDFMNQSDLTDNENAFSQINHEYIGYQSLTDVPKALTYVEEKISVAHFDSKPTPDIIHALRNTDSIYCLCQLWGILLNREGPNFEVNGLNVSTALTQLYHRAGSLRYWRAVRYCSSLLHHIVDSISPFITTVLVNGKELTVGIIGQKETVFDKPMTPAEIQNVMYTSVQPYDVIQAVLQQEVVLYCGRLIATNPPMFRGILKIRIGWVLEAMRIYLQISGQQSIDVDNLSPFQVRILLQKVLTVSEWAVEEKLTTLQRRQLEGCLCRVPKHFYNKIWEILQRTPQGILTQGHHLPATPTLTNMSRGELTFNLLVEETLICIDRPERRQITVELLCIVATILNRNPELHFKQALDLDGIVAEAFAMYCKDNNIHHPQPQPQQAKHEDLVTFYSLPYSETTGYLARAAVNKVLQGGIFSTNDEDVQIDGDRLHDDNCKVS, encoded by the exons ATGCGGAATGTGCCGAAATC ACTCGGTCTCTCCGTCACAACTCCAGGCGGCAGCTTGGGAGCTCCGGACAGTGGCATATCTACAAGTGGACGCCACAACAGTTTGGAGGATATAAATCTGGATCAGTTTCTAAAGACATCCAACTACGAGGACACTGTAAAGCAGCTGGACATTTACTATGGCATCG TAAAGCGGCAGTTATTGCGCTATCAGAGCCCCATCACTGGCCTGTTCCCGGTGATGAGCACCGATCAGGTGGTGGGCTCGGTGCGCGACAGTGTCTACTGCGCCGCCGCCGTGTGGAGTTTGTACCAGGCCTACAGACGCATCGACGATGACCGCGGCAAGTCCTACGAGCTGGGCCAGAGCACTGTCAAGTGCATGCGCGGCATATTGGAATGCTGGGTGAAGCAGGCCTCGCGGGTGGAGCTCTTCAAGCAGCGCCAGTCCAACACACATGCCCTACACAGCAAGTTCCAGCTGCATACAGGGGAGAAGATCTACCCGGATGAGTTTTATAACCATCTGCAAATCGATTGC GTGTCTCTCTATTTATTGTTCCTAGTCCAGATGATAACCTCTGGCCTGCAGATCATCTACACCCACGACGAGGTGGCGTTTGTCCAGAATTTGGTTTACTATGTGGAGCGTGCCTATCGCACGCCAGACTTTGGCATGTGGGAGCGAGGCTCCAAGTACAACAATGGCACGCCCGAGATCCATGCCTCATCCATTGGCATGGCCAAGTCCGCCTTGGAGGCCATCAATGGATGCAACTTGTTCGGCGAGAAGGGAGCATCGTGGAGCGTGGTGTATGTAGATATCGATGCTCACAATCGCAACCGCAGTATTTTCGAGACCATGCTGCCCCGTGAGTCCAGCTCAAAG GGCGTGGATGCCTCGCTGCTTCTGACCCTCTCCTTCCCAGCCTTTGCCTCACACGAAGATCGGCTGGTGGAACAGACTAAACTGAATGTGGTCAATCGGCTACGGAGCAAAATGGGCTTTAAACGCTTCACCCGCGACGGATTCCTCAGCAAGAACGAGGACAAAACGCGTCGCTACTATCACTCCGGGGAGCTAAAAGAGTTTGAGGGCCTTGAATGCGAGTGGCCGCTCTTCTTCATAGCCATGATCATCGATGGAGTgttcaaaaacaacaacgaacagATCGAAGAGTTCCAAAATGATCTGCGCCGCTGCCTGCGCACTGATGCCAACGGAGATCCCGTGGTGACCATGTACTACGCACCCGATGGGGACGGCTCCTACATGCGTGCCCCCTCGCAGTCGCTGTTCCTTTGGGGCCAGTCCTTCTTCATCATTGCGCAGCTGCTCACCGCTGGCCTTCTGCACATCAATGAACTGGATCCCATTCGTCGCTACTTGCCCAGCTATAATCGTCCCAGGCGAGCGGGTCGATATTCAGCCTTTCAG GGCAAAGCAATCGATGATAAACACAAA GGCACTGCCACTGATCTAGTGGTGCAGATTGTCCTGATTGCAGAATCCATGCGGCTGCAGGCCATGATGGCCACCTACGGAATTCAAACACAGACGCCACACGAA gTGGAACCTGTGCAGATTTGGAGCTCTACGGAGCTCATCAAAGTGTATCAGCATCTGGGTGTCAACAACAAAGTTGGCTTGTCGGGACGCCCCTCACGGCCCGTGGGCTCTCTTGGCACGAGCAAAGTGTATCGCATCTGCGGCATGACAGTGCTCTGCTACCCCTTGATCTTTGAGGTCTCCGACTTCTATCTGTACCGGGATATGGCGTTACTTATCGACGACATCAAGACGGAGCTGCAGTTCGTGGGCAAGTACTGGCGGCTGTCGGGCAGGCCCACCGTGTGTCTGCTGATACGCGAGGAGCACATGCGCGATCCACAGTTCAAGGAGATGCTCGACCTGCTGGCCATGCTCAAGAAAGGCTACTGCGATGGCATGAAAGTACGCATTGGGCGACTTCAGAACCTGATCAGCAGCTCATGCATTGAGCATCTGGACTTTATGAACCAGAGCGATCTGACGGACAACGAGAACGCTTTCTCCCAGATAAACCACGAGTACATTGGCTACCAGTCGCTGACGGATGTGCCCAAAGCGTTGACCTATGTGGAGGAAAAGATTTCCGTGGCG CACTTTGACAGCAAGCCCACTCCGGACATCATCCATGCCCTGCGAAACACCGATTCCATTTACTGCCTGTGCCAACTGTGGGGAATTCTGCTCAACCGCGAGGGTCCTAACTTCGAAGTGAATGGTCTAAATGTGAGCACAGCCCTCACCCAACTCTATCATCGCGCTGGTTCACTTCGGTACTGGCGTGCTGTGCGCTACTGCTCCTCCCTGCTCCATCATATTGTGGACTCCATCAGTCCGTTTATCACCACTGTGCTGGTGAATGGCAAGGAACTGACAGTGGGCATCATTGGCCAAAAGGAGACGGTGTTCGACAAGCCCATGACCCCGGCAGAGATTCAGAATGTCATGTACACCAGTGTCCAGCCCTACGATGTCATTCAGGcggtgctgcagcaggaggttGTTCTGTACTGTGGCCGTCTGATAGCCACCAATCCGCCCATGTTCCGTGGCATACTTAAAATCCGCATTGGCTGGGTTCTGGAGGCCATGAGAATCTACTTGCAAATATCCGGACAGCAGAGCATCGACGTGGACAACCTGTCGCCGTTCCAGGTGCGCATCCTTCTGCAGAAAGTACTTACAGTCAGCGAATGGGCTGTGGAAGAAAA ACTTACCACACTACAACGCCGTCAGCTGGAGGGCTGCCTGTGCCGGGTACCCAAACATTTCTATAACAAAATTTGGGAGATTCTTCAGCGCACGCCTCAGGGCATCCTGACGCAGGGCCATCACTTGCCAGCGACGCCCACACTGACCAACATGAGCCGCGGCGAGCTGACCTTCAATTTGCTGGTTGAGGAGACTCTGATTTGCATTGACCGTCCGGAAAGGCGTCAAATAACTGTGGAACTGCTGTGCATCGTGGCAACCATCCTCAATCG caACCCTGAGCTGCACTTCAAGCAAGCACTCGACTTGGATGGCATTGTGGCCGAGGCCTTTGCCATGTACTGCAAGGACAACAACATACATCAtccccagcctcagccacagcaggcCAAGCACGAGGATCTAGTTACGTTCTACTCGCTGCCCTACTCAGAGACTACAGGCTACCTGGCACGTGCTGCTGTCAACAAAGTTCTCCAGGGCGGAATATTCTCTACCAACGATGAAGATGTTCAAATCGATGGCGATCGTCTGCACGACGACAACTGCAAGGTGTCCTAA
- the LOC117902192 gene encoding probable phosphorylase b kinase regulatory subunit beta isoform X3, with protein MRNVPKSLGLSVTTPGGSLGAPDSGISTSGRHNSLEDINLDQFLKTSNYEDTVKQLDIYYGIVKRQLLRYQSPITGLFPVMSTDQVVGSVRDSVYCAAAVWSLYQAYRRIDDDRGKSYELGQSTVKCMRGILECWVKQASRVELFKQRQSNTHALHSKFQLHTGEKIYPDEFYNHLQIDCVSLYLLFLVQMITSGLQIIYTHDEVAFVQNLVYYVERAYRTPDFGMWERGSKYNNGTPEIHASSIGMAKSALEAINGCNLFGEKGASWSVVYVDIDAHNRNRSIFETMLPRESSSKGVDASLLLTLSFPAFASHEDRLVEQTKLNVVNRLRSKMGFKRFTRDGFLSKNEDKTRRYYHSGELKEFEGLECEWPLFFIAMIIDGVFKNNNEQIEEFQNDLRRCLRTDANGDPVVTMYYAPDGDGSYMRAPSQSLFLWGQSFFIIAQLLTAGLLHINELDPIRRYLPSYNRPRRAGRYSAFQAKPGTGTATDLVVQIVLIAESMRLQAMMATYGIQTQTPHEVEPVQIWSSTELIKVYQHLGVNNKVGLSGRPSRPVGSLGTSKVYRICGMTVLCYPLIFEVSDFYLYRDMALLIDDIKTELQFVGKYWRLSGRPTVCLLIREEHMRDPQFKEMLDLLAMLKKGYCDGMKVRIGRLQNLISSSCIEHLDFMNQSDLTDNENAFSQINHEYIGYQSLTDVPKALTYVEEKISVAHFDSKPTPDIIHALRNTDSIYCLCQLWGILLNREGPNFEVNGLNVSTALTQLYHRAGSLRYWRAVRYCSSLLHHIVDSISPFITTVLVNGKELTVGIIGQKETVFDKPMTPAEIQNVMYTSVQPYDVIQAVLQQEVVLYCGRLIATNPPMFRGILKIRIGWVLEAMRIYLQISGQQSIDVDNLSPFQVRILLQKVLTVSEWAVEEKLTTLQRRQLEGCLCRVPKHFYNKIWEILQRTPQGILTQGHHLPATPTLTNMSRGELTFNLLVEETLICIDRPERRQITVELLCIVATILNRNPELHFKQALDLDGIVAEAFAMYCKDNNIHHPQPQPQQAKHEDLVTFYSLPYSETTGYLARAAVNKVLQGGIFSTNDEDVQIDGDRLHDDNCKVS; from the exons ATGCGGAATGTGCCGAAATC ACTCGGTCTCTCCGTCACAACTCCAGGCGGCAGCTTGGGAGCTCCGGACAGTGGCATATCTACAAGTGGACGCCACAACAGTTTGGAGGATATAAATCTGGATCAGTTTCTAAAGACATCCAACTACGAGGACACTGTAAAGCAGCTGGACATTTACTATGGCATCG TAAAGCGGCAGTTATTGCGCTATCAGAGCCCCATCACTGGCCTGTTCCCGGTGATGAGCACCGATCAGGTGGTGGGCTCGGTGCGCGACAGTGTCTACTGCGCCGCCGCCGTGTGGAGTTTGTACCAGGCCTACAGACGCATCGACGATGACCGCGGCAAGTCCTACGAGCTGGGCCAGAGCACTGTCAAGTGCATGCGCGGCATATTGGAATGCTGGGTGAAGCAGGCCTCGCGGGTGGAGCTCTTCAAGCAGCGCCAGTCCAACACACATGCCCTACACAGCAAGTTCCAGCTGCATACAGGGGAGAAGATCTACCCGGATGAGTTTTATAACCATCTGCAAATCGATTGC GTGTCTCTCTATTTATTGTTCCTAGTCCAGATGATAACCTCTGGCCTGCAGATCATCTACACCCACGACGAGGTGGCGTTTGTCCAGAATTTGGTTTACTATGTGGAGCGTGCCTATCGCACGCCAGACTTTGGCATGTGGGAGCGAGGCTCCAAGTACAACAATGGCACGCCCGAGATCCATGCCTCATCCATTGGCATGGCCAAGTCCGCCTTGGAGGCCATCAATGGATGCAACTTGTTCGGCGAGAAGGGAGCATCGTGGAGCGTGGTGTATGTAGATATCGATGCTCACAATCGCAACCGCAGTATTTTCGAGACCATGCTGCCCCGTGAGTCCAGCTCAAAG GGCGTGGATGCCTCGCTGCTTCTGACCCTCTCCTTCCCAGCCTTTGCCTCACACGAAGATCGGCTGGTGGAACAGACTAAACTGAATGTGGTCAATCGGCTACGGAGCAAAATGGGCTTTAAACGCTTCACCCGCGACGGATTCCTCAGCAAGAACGAGGACAAAACGCGTCGCTACTATCACTCCGGGGAGCTAAAAGAGTTTGAGGGCCTTGAATGCGAGTGGCCGCTCTTCTTCATAGCCATGATCATCGATGGAGTgttcaaaaacaacaacgaacagATCGAAGAGTTCCAAAATGATCTGCGCCGCTGCCTGCGCACTGATGCCAACGGAGATCCCGTGGTGACCATGTACTACGCACCCGATGGGGACGGCTCCTACATGCGTGCCCCCTCGCAGTCGCTGTTCCTTTGGGGCCAGTCCTTCTTCATCATTGCGCAGCTGCTCACCGCTGGCCTTCTGCACATCAATGAACTGGATCCCATTCGTCGCTACTTGCCCAGCTATAATCGTCCCAGGCGAGCGGGTCGATATTCAGCCTTTCAG GCTAAACCGGGCACT GGCACTGCCACTGATCTAGTGGTGCAGATTGTCCTGATTGCAGAATCCATGCGGCTGCAGGCCATGATGGCCACCTACGGAATTCAAACACAGACGCCACACGAA gTGGAACCTGTGCAGATTTGGAGCTCTACGGAGCTCATCAAAGTGTATCAGCATCTGGGTGTCAACAACAAAGTTGGCTTGTCGGGACGCCCCTCACGGCCCGTGGGCTCTCTTGGCACGAGCAAAGTGTATCGCATCTGCGGCATGACAGTGCTCTGCTACCCCTTGATCTTTGAGGTCTCCGACTTCTATCTGTACCGGGATATGGCGTTACTTATCGACGACATCAAGACGGAGCTGCAGTTCGTGGGCAAGTACTGGCGGCTGTCGGGCAGGCCCACCGTGTGTCTGCTGATACGCGAGGAGCACATGCGCGATCCACAGTTCAAGGAGATGCTCGACCTGCTGGCCATGCTCAAGAAAGGCTACTGCGATGGCATGAAAGTACGCATTGGGCGACTTCAGAACCTGATCAGCAGCTCATGCATTGAGCATCTGGACTTTATGAACCAGAGCGATCTGACGGACAACGAGAACGCTTTCTCCCAGATAAACCACGAGTACATTGGCTACCAGTCGCTGACGGATGTGCCCAAAGCGTTGACCTATGTGGAGGAAAAGATTTCCGTGGCG CACTTTGACAGCAAGCCCACTCCGGACATCATCCATGCCCTGCGAAACACCGATTCCATTTACTGCCTGTGCCAACTGTGGGGAATTCTGCTCAACCGCGAGGGTCCTAACTTCGAAGTGAATGGTCTAAATGTGAGCACAGCCCTCACCCAACTCTATCATCGCGCTGGTTCACTTCGGTACTGGCGTGCTGTGCGCTACTGCTCCTCCCTGCTCCATCATATTGTGGACTCCATCAGTCCGTTTATCACCACTGTGCTGGTGAATGGCAAGGAACTGACAGTGGGCATCATTGGCCAAAAGGAGACGGTGTTCGACAAGCCCATGACCCCGGCAGAGATTCAGAATGTCATGTACACCAGTGTCCAGCCCTACGATGTCATTCAGGcggtgctgcagcaggaggttGTTCTGTACTGTGGCCGTCTGATAGCCACCAATCCGCCCATGTTCCGTGGCATACTTAAAATCCGCATTGGCTGGGTTCTGGAGGCCATGAGAATCTACTTGCAAATATCCGGACAGCAGAGCATCGACGTGGACAACCTGTCGCCGTTCCAGGTGCGCATCCTTCTGCAGAAAGTACTTACAGTCAGCGAATGGGCTGTGGAAGAAAA ACTTACCACACTACAACGCCGTCAGCTGGAGGGCTGCCTGTGCCGGGTACCCAAACATTTCTATAACAAAATTTGGGAGATTCTTCAGCGCACGCCTCAGGGCATCCTGACGCAGGGCCATCACTTGCCAGCGACGCCCACACTGACCAACATGAGCCGCGGCGAGCTGACCTTCAATTTGCTGGTTGAGGAGACTCTGATTTGCATTGACCGTCCGGAAAGGCGTCAAATAACTGTGGAACTGCTGTGCATCGTGGCAACCATCCTCAATCG caACCCTGAGCTGCACTTCAAGCAAGCACTCGACTTGGATGGCATTGTGGCCGAGGCCTTTGCCATGTACTGCAAGGACAACAACATACATCAtccccagcctcagccacagcaggcCAAGCACGAGGATCTAGTTACGTTCTACTCGCTGCCCTACTCAGAGACTACAGGCTACCTGGCACGTGCTGCTGTCAACAAAGTTCTCCAGGGCGGAATATTCTCTACCAACGATGAAGATGTTCAAATCGATGGCGATCGTCTGCACGACGACAACTGCAAGGTGTCCTAA